A genomic region of Balaenoptera acutorostrata chromosome 4, mBalAcu1.1, whole genome shotgun sequence contains the following coding sequences:
- the STX19 gene encoding syntaxin-19, translated as MKDRLQELKQRTKETELSRDKDVSTTEAEEQGVFLQQAVIYEREPVAERHLHEIQKLQESINNLTDDVQNFGQQQKSLLASMRRLSLLKRESSITKEIKVQAEHINRGLDDLVKEVKKSEDENGPSSVVTRILKSQHAALFHHFQQTMFIYNDTIAAKQEKCRTFIFRQLEVAGKEVPEEEVNDMLHQGKWEVFNESLLREISITKAQLSEMEQRHKELVNLENQIKDLRDLFIQISLLVEEQGESINNIEMIVNGTKEYVTTTKEKFGLAVKYKKRNPCRVLCCWCCPCCGSK; from the coding sequence ATGAAAGACCGACTTCAAGAACTAAAGCAAAGAACAAAGGAAACTGAGCTCTCTAGAGACAAGGATGTGTCGACTACAGAAGCAGAGGAACAAGGGGTGTTTCTGCAGCAAGCTGTTATTTATGAAAGAGAGCCTGTAGCTGAGAGACACCTACATGAGATACAAAAACTACAGGAGAGTATTAACAACTTGACAGATGATGTTCAAAACTTTGGGCAGCAACAGAAAAGTCTGCTGGCTTCTATGAGAAGGCTTAGTCTACTTAAGAGAGAGTCTAGCATTACTAAAGAGATAAAAGTCCAAGCAGAACACATTAATAGAGGTTTGGATGATTTAGTGAAAGAAGTTAAAAAGTCAGAGGATGAAAACGGTCCATCATCAGTGGTCACAAGGATACTTAAATCTCAGCATGCTGCGTTGTTCCACCATTTTCAGCAAACTATGTTTATATACAATGACACAATAGCAGCAAAGCAAGAGAAGTGCAGGACATTTATTTTCCGTCAGCTTGAAGTTGCTGGAAAAGAAGTGCCGGAAGAAGAGGTAAATGATATGCTTCATCAAGGAAAATGGGaagtttttaatgaaagcttaCTTCGAGAAATCAGTATCACTAAAGCACAACTCTCAGAGATGGAACAGAGACACAAAGAACTTGTTAATTTGGAGAACCAAATAAAGGATTTAAGGGACCTTTTCATTCAGATATCTCTTTTAGTAGAGGAACAGGGAGAAAGCATCAACAATATTGAAATGATAGTGAATGGCACAAAAGAGTATGTCACCACTACGAAAGAAAAATTTGGACTAGctgtaaaatacaaaaaaagaaatccttgcaGGGTGTTGTGTTGCTGGTGTTGTCCATGCTGTGGCTCAAAATAA